From Camelina sativa cultivar DH55 chromosome 7, Cs, whole genome shotgun sequence, one genomic window encodes:
- the LOC104701651 gene encoding protein WVD2-like 7 isoform X1, translated as MIDMEVGIANGEDKIMTATSSNQELQVSVSFGKFENDSLSWEKFSSFSPNKYLEEVEKCATAGSVAQKKAYFESHYKKIAERRADIIMEQEKLLERNASFRPSVQNQNRGKTYDSDNDESMMIDSNACYESNSESTSEKDKLFASIATEVNETCIHEPLEETMDFEDRQSLAEAGEDLNTLKLKKHEEIVCVKEKTELIVLVEDKEKPEEVVCMKEDVKEVKEDVSSMDTREKNETPMKETKKQKDQNPIKKTDKNVQTNHMRSSLKPSQVTKKPGTSKVVTTRKTQPSKEKSMTKEANKAASPVIKASGFSTPRVSKPASTISSISTSRSSVKKETVSTLPKKKHTATKSLPISLNLDQSGSDPTALATTRESLIMERMGDKDIVRRAFKTFQKSFDQLKPSGDEQDTAPKQVPAKATAVSRIGTTSQKNSRLAKSDGTERKGSNSHRSSSFVSKSNGTTEKQKEPSRLSARSVERIHLQAKPKAEATNAKTRRQSLDPKAKSMQGPFPKDSLHEVL; from the exons ATGATAGATATGGAAGTTGGTATTGCTAATGGTGAAGATAAG ATAATGACCGCAACTTCATCGAATCAAGAACTGCAAGTGTCTGTTTCGTTTGGTAAGTTTGAGAATGATTCACTTTCATGGGagaaattttcatctttttctcccaATAAGTACTTGGAAGAAGTGGAGAAGTGTGCAACTGCTGGATCAGTAGCTCAGAAGAAGGCTTATTTCGAATCACATTACAAGAAGATTGCTGAGAGGAGAGCTGATATAATCATGGAGCAGGAGAAATTATTGGAGAGGAATGCATCTTTCAGGCCGAGTGTTCAGAATCAGAACCGGGGAAAAACATATGATAGTGACAATGACGAGTCAATGATGATTGACTCTAATGCTTGTTATGAATCTAACAGTGAAAGTACTTCAGAAAAAGATAAGCTTTTTGCCAGCATTGCCACTGAAGTGAATGAAACATGTATCCATGAGCCTCTTGAAGAAACTATGGACTTCGAGGATCGTCAAAGCTTGGCTGAAGCAGGGGAAGATCTGAATACCTTAAAGTTGAAGAAGCATGAAGAGATTGTTTGCGTGAAGGAAAAAACAGAATTGATTGTCCTAGTGGAGGATAAAGAGAAACCAGAAGAAGTTGTTTGTATGAAGGAAGATGTAaaagaagtgaaagaagatGTTTCATCAATGGATACACGTGAAAAGAATGAAACGCCAATGAAGgagacaaagaaacagaaagatCAGAATCCAATCAAGAAGACAGATAAAAATGTGCAAACAAACCATATGAGAAGCTCTCTTAAG CCTAGTCAGGTGACTAAGAAACCAGGAACGAGCAAGGTTGTAACCACTAGGAAAACTCAACCAAGCAAGGAGAAAAGCATGACAAAGGAAGCAAATAAAGCAGCATCACCTGTCATAAAGGCTTCAGGGTTTTCAACTCCAAGAGTATCCAAGCCAGCTTCAACAATCAGTTCAATATCTACTTCTCGCTCTTCTGTAAAGAAGGAAACTGTGTCGACTCTGCCGAAAAAGAAACACACCGCTACAAAGTCATTGCCTATTTCTCTCAATCTAGATCAGTCGGGCTCTGATCCTACTGCTCTTGCAACAACCAGAGAGTCCTTGATTATGGAACGTATGGGAGATAAAGACATCGTTAGACGTGCATTTAAGACTTTTCAGAAGAGTTTCGATCAATTGAAACCTTCGGGTGATGAGCAAGATACAGCTCCAAAGCAG GTTCCTGCAAAGGCAACTGCAGTTTCGAGGATAGGTACTACTAGTCAGAAAAATAGCAG ACTTGCAAAATCAGATGGCACAGAAAGAAAAGGTTCCAACTCTCACCGTTCTTCATCATTTGTATCAAAAAGCAACGGGACAACAGAGAAACAGAAGGAG CCTTCCAGGTTAAGCGCAAGATCTGTAGAGAGGATACACTTACAGGCCAAACCAAAG GCAGAAGCAACAAATGCCAAAACTCGGAGACAAAGTTTAGATCCAAAAGCAAAATCCATGCAAGGACCCTTCCCAAAAGACTCTTTACACGAAGTACTATGA
- the LOC104701651 gene encoding protein WVD2-like 7 isoform X2, with translation MTATSSNQELQVSVSFGKFENDSLSWEKFSSFSPNKYLEEVEKCATAGSVAQKKAYFESHYKKIAERRADIIMEQEKLLERNASFRPSVQNQNRGKTYDSDNDESMMIDSNACYESNSESTSEKDKLFASIATEVNETCIHEPLEETMDFEDRQSLAEAGEDLNTLKLKKHEEIVCVKEKTELIVLVEDKEKPEEVVCMKEDVKEVKEDVSSMDTREKNETPMKETKKQKDQNPIKKTDKNVQTNHMRSSLKPSQVTKKPGTSKVVTTRKTQPSKEKSMTKEANKAASPVIKASGFSTPRVSKPASTISSISTSRSSVKKETVSTLPKKKHTATKSLPISLNLDQSGSDPTALATTRESLIMERMGDKDIVRRAFKTFQKSFDQLKPSGDEQDTAPKQVPAKATAVSRIGTTSQKNSRLAKSDGTERKGSNSHRSSSFVSKSNGTTEKQKEPSRLSARSVERIHLQAKPKAEATNAKTRRQSLDPKAKSMQGPFPKDSLHEVL, from the exons ATGACCGCAACTTCATCGAATCAAGAACTGCAAGTGTCTGTTTCGTTTGGTAAGTTTGAGAATGATTCACTTTCATGGGagaaattttcatctttttctcccaATAAGTACTTGGAAGAAGTGGAGAAGTGTGCAACTGCTGGATCAGTAGCTCAGAAGAAGGCTTATTTCGAATCACATTACAAGAAGATTGCTGAGAGGAGAGCTGATATAATCATGGAGCAGGAGAAATTATTGGAGAGGAATGCATCTTTCAGGCCGAGTGTTCAGAATCAGAACCGGGGAAAAACATATGATAGTGACAATGACGAGTCAATGATGATTGACTCTAATGCTTGTTATGAATCTAACAGTGAAAGTACTTCAGAAAAAGATAAGCTTTTTGCCAGCATTGCCACTGAAGTGAATGAAACATGTATCCATGAGCCTCTTGAAGAAACTATGGACTTCGAGGATCGTCAAAGCTTGGCTGAAGCAGGGGAAGATCTGAATACCTTAAAGTTGAAGAAGCATGAAGAGATTGTTTGCGTGAAGGAAAAAACAGAATTGATTGTCCTAGTGGAGGATAAAGAGAAACCAGAAGAAGTTGTTTGTATGAAGGAAGATGTAaaagaagtgaaagaagatGTTTCATCAATGGATACACGTGAAAAGAATGAAACGCCAATGAAGgagacaaagaaacagaaagatCAGAATCCAATCAAGAAGACAGATAAAAATGTGCAAACAAACCATATGAGAAGCTCTCTTAAG CCTAGTCAGGTGACTAAGAAACCAGGAACGAGCAAGGTTGTAACCACTAGGAAAACTCAACCAAGCAAGGAGAAAAGCATGACAAAGGAAGCAAATAAAGCAGCATCACCTGTCATAAAGGCTTCAGGGTTTTCAACTCCAAGAGTATCCAAGCCAGCTTCAACAATCAGTTCAATATCTACTTCTCGCTCTTCTGTAAAGAAGGAAACTGTGTCGACTCTGCCGAAAAAGAAACACACCGCTACAAAGTCATTGCCTATTTCTCTCAATCTAGATCAGTCGGGCTCTGATCCTACTGCTCTTGCAACAACCAGAGAGTCCTTGATTATGGAACGTATGGGAGATAAAGACATCGTTAGACGTGCATTTAAGACTTTTCAGAAGAGTTTCGATCAATTGAAACCTTCGGGTGATGAGCAAGATACAGCTCCAAAGCAG GTTCCTGCAAAGGCAACTGCAGTTTCGAGGATAGGTACTACTAGTCAGAAAAATAGCAG ACTTGCAAAATCAGATGGCACAGAAAGAAAAGGTTCCAACTCTCACCGTTCTTCATCATTTGTATCAAAAAGCAACGGGACAACAGAGAAACAGAAGGAG CCTTCCAGGTTAAGCGCAAGATCTGTAGAGAGGATACACTTACAGGCCAAACCAAAG GCAGAAGCAACAAATGCCAAAACTCGGAGACAAAGTTTAGATCCAAAAGCAAAATCCATGCAAGGACCCTTCCCAAAAGACTCTTTACACGAAGTACTATGA
- the LOC104704790 gene encoding LOW QUALITY PROTEIN: putative L-type lectin-domain containing receptor kinase V.1 (The sequence of the model RefSeq protein was modified relative to this genomic sequence to represent the inferred CDS: deleted 2 bases in 1 codon), with protein sequence MQVWIEYDSKRRQLNVTLHPIRVPKPKVPLLSLQKDLSPFLLEYMYVGFSSSTGTLTASHDILGWTFKMNGTAPVIDLSRLPKVPRFNQPWIQSPKGVLTISLTVSGVILLIVLSPGLWLFLKRKKLLEVLEDWEVQFGPHRFSFKDLHTATKGFKDTEILGKGGFGKVYKGTLPVSNVEIAVKMVSHDSRQGMREFIAEIAIGQLRHPNLVRLQGYCRHKGELYLVYDCMPKGNLDKFLYHQPMMSLEWSQRFKIIKDVASGLCYLHQQWVQVIIHRDIKPANILLDANMKTKLGDFGLAKLCDHGIDPQTSHVAGTLGYISPVKNRKKASTSSDVFSLGVVMLEIACGRKPILPRASQSEMVLTDWVLECWENGDIMQVLDDNIGQEYVEEQAELVLKLGLLCSHPVAAIRPNMFSVVKFLDSVAQLPDNLLNIVQAREVYPGLEISGETADSPESSSIAPLTFTESFVSHGR encoded by the exons ATGCAAGTGTGGATTGAATATGATAGCAAACGGAGACAGCTTAATGTCACACTTCATCCTATTCGTGTCCCTAAGCCAAAAGTTCCACTTCTTTCTCTGCAAAAAGATCTTTCTCCCTTTTTGCTTGAGTATATGTATGTTGGCTTCTCTTCATCCACGGGTACACTAACTGCATCTCACGATATATTGGGTTGGACGTTCAAGATGAATGGGACGGCTCCAGTTATAGACCTTTCTCGCCTGCCAAAGGTTCCTCGTTTTAATCAGCCATGGATCCAGAGTCCAAAGGGGGTTTTAACAATCAGTTTGACTGTATCAGGCGTCATCTTACTCATTGTCTTGAGCCCTGGCTTATGGCTTTTCctcaagaggaagaagctacTTGAAGTTCTTGAAGACTGGGAGGTACAGTTTGGT CCTCATAGGTTTTCTTTTAAAGATCTACACACTGCAACAAAGGGTTTCAAGGATACTGAGATTCTCGGTAAAGGAGGATTTGGGAAAGTCTATAAGGGTACTTTACCAGTTTCCAACGTAGAGATTGCAGTGAAGATGGTTTCTCATGACTCAAGACAGGGAATGAGGGAATTTATTGCTGAGATCGCAATTGGGCAACTGAGACATCCTAACTTAGTTCGGCTCCAGGGTTATTGCAGACACAAAGGTGAACTCTACTTGGTGTATGATTGTATGCCAAAAGGAAACCTTGATAAGTTCCTCTACCACCAACCGATGATGAGTCTTGAATGGTCACAGAGATTCAAGATCATTAAAGACGTAGCTTCTGGACTTTGTTACTTGCACCAACAATGGGTGCAGGTGATTATCCACAGGGATATTAAACCAGCTAACATCCTTCTTGACGCTAATATGAAGACAAAACTTGGTGACTTTGGTCTCGCAAAGCTTTGTGATCATGGGATTGATCCTCAAACCTCTCATGTGGCAG GTACACTTGGGTATATTTCACCTGTCAAGAACAGGAAAAAAGCAAGTACAAGTTCAGATGTATTTTCACTCGGAGTAGTGATGCTAGAGATTGCTTGCGGGCGAAAACCTATATTGCCACGAGCATCGCAAAGCGAGATGGTACTGACTGATTGGGTGCTAGAGTGTTGGGAGAATGGAGATATCATGCAGGTTCTTGATGATAATATTGGACAGGAGTATGTTGAGGAGCAAGCAGAACTTGTTCTGAAACTCGGCTTACTCTGTTCACATCCTGTAGCAGCCATCAGACCAAACATGTTCAGCGTCGTCAAGTTCTTGGACAGTGTGGCTCAGCTTCCTGATAACTTACTTAACATTGTCCAAGCTCGAGAAGTTTATCCAGGTCTTGAAATCTCAGGTGAAACAGCTGATTCTCCTGAGTCCAGTTCCATTGCTCCCTTGACATTCACTGAATCTTTCGTCTCTCACGGACGCTAA